One Actinomycetota bacterium DNA segment encodes these proteins:
- a CDS encoding DUF1524 domain-containing protein: MPAKSVVSLSLAAALTSFLLSQPVQATTTTSASVLLSKLKVTREYQSGYQREYFKLWVDADRDGCNTRKEVLLSEAKVRPSENSSCTLFGGRWKSPYDNQTFTNARSLDIDHMVPLSEAWQSGAYRWDADTRERYANDLGYSRSLIAVSAASNRSKSDQDPYLWMPPNHAYWCQYVGDWIAIKYRWGLTIDSTEKRDLQNKVRACGVRNQVVKPALAVRHFGSIPKSGGSSTGGGSTGASSHTDPRFSSCKLAKAAGYGPYHRGKDVEYAWYRDGDGDGIACE, from the coding sequence ATGCCTGCAAAGTCCGTAGTCAGTTTGTCGCTAGCAGCTGCTCTGACCAGTTTTTTGCTCAGCCAACCAGTTCAGGCCACCACCACAACATCTGCATCAGTCTTATTAAGCAAATTGAAGGTAACCAGAGAATATCAATCTGGCTACCAGCGAGAATATTTCAAACTTTGGGTTGATGCGGACCGGGATGGCTGTAACACTCGAAAAGAAGTTCTCCTGTCAGAGGCAAAAGTGCGACCTAGTGAAAATTCAAGTTGCACACTATTTGGGGGGCGCTGGAAGTCGCCGTATGACAATCAAACATTTACTAATGCCAGAAGTTTGGACATAGATCACATGGTTCCTTTGTCTGAAGCCTGGCAATCAGGAGCCTACCGATGGGATGCAGACACTAGAGAGCGGTACGCTAACGACCTCGGATATTCTCGATCGTTGATTGCAGTATCAGCAGCCTCAAATAGATCTAAAAGTGATCAGGATCCATATCTTTGGATGCCACCTAATCACGCTTATTGGTGCCAGTACGTTGGGGATTGGATTGCAATCAAATATAGATGGGGCCTAACTATTGATTCCACTGAGAAGCGAGATCTACAAAATAAGGTGCGAGCTTGTGGCGTGCGAAATCAAGTAGTCAAACCAGCACTAGCGGTTAGACACTTTGGATCGATACCAAAATCTGGCGGATCATCGACTGGCGGCGGCTCAACGGGCGCAAGCTCGCACACTGATCCGCGCTTCAGTTCATGCAAGTTGGCCAAAGCTGCCGGCTACGGACCGTATCACCGAGGCAAAGATGTCGAGTATGCCTGGTATCGAGATGGTGATGGCGATGGCATTGCTTGCGAATAG
- a CDS encoding HoxN/HupN/NixA family nickel/cobalt transporter — protein sequence MAITAPSTGELVNAKLRDRLTRDEWRRMALMFGFITFLHVSGIALMFAATRGHYILSDGTMFGWGTAVLAYTLGMRHAFDADHISAIDNTTRKLMSEGQRPLAVGFFFSLGHSSVVAALAILLNFGLKSLGSQLKDDNSSLHHYTGLVGTTVSGIFLMIIAGLNLVVMVSIIKVFVAMRRGEYSEEELEKHLDSRGFLMRFFGPIARRIDKSWKMYPLGILFGLGFDTATEIGLLVLAGSSVVAGLPWWAILSLPLLFAGGMSLLDTIDGSFMNFAYGWAFSKPVRKVYYNIIITGLSVGVAVFIGGMEVAQVISGQLNLSGGFWDYANQFNLNQAGYFIVAAFAIVWLFAIAIWRFGKIEERWHKKAHLAQLTRGEQSDHVAAGIELGPIKDPFKID from the coding sequence ATGGCTATTACAGCACCGTCGACTGGCGAACTAGTCAACGCGAAACTGCGCGATCGACTTACTCGTGATGAGTGGCGACGAATGGCCTTGATGTTTGGGTTCATAACTTTCTTACATGTGTCAGGAATTGCTTTAATGTTTGCGGCGACTCGCGGTCATTACATTTTGAGTGACGGAACTATGTTTGGCTGGGGTACGGCAGTTTTGGCCTACACCTTGGGAATGCGACATGCATTTGATGCTGATCACATTTCAGCCATTGATAACACCACGCGCAAACTCATGAGTGAAGGTCAGCGTCCGTTAGCTGTTGGCTTCTTCTTCTCCCTTGGTCACTCTTCAGTAGTAGCTGCGCTAGCAATTTTGCTCAACTTTGGCCTCAAGTCTCTTGGTTCTCAGCTCAAGGATGACAATTCAAGTTTGCATCACTACACGGGCTTGGTTGGCACCACGGTTAGTGGAATCTTTTTGATGATTATTGCTGGCCTGAACCTAGTTGTTATGGTTTCAATCATCAAAGTGTTTGTTGCAATGCGCCGTGGAGAATACAGCGAAGAAGAATTAGAAAAGCACTTGGATTCTCGTGGATTCTTGATGCGTTTCTTTGGACCGATTGCTCGTCGAATCGATAAGAGCTGGAAGATGTATCCACTGGGAATTTTGTTCGGCTTAGGCTTTGATACTGCCACAGAGATTGGCTTACTTGTGTTGGCTGGCTCTTCGGTCGTTGCAGGATTACCTTGGTGGGCAATCCTGAGTCTGCCACTCTTGTTTGCCGGCGGAATGAGCCTGCTCGACACAATTGATGGTTCATTCATGAACTTCGCCTATGGCTGGGCGTTTTCAAAGCCAGTTCGCAAGGTTTACTACAACATCATCATTACCGGACTTTCCGTTGGTGTTGCAGTATTCATTGGAGGCATGGAAGTGGCGCAAGTTATTTCCGGTCAATTGAATCTTTCGGGCGGTTTTTGGGACTATGCCAACCAGTTCAATTTGAACCAGGCCGGGTATTTCATAGTTGCAGCCTTTGCCATTGTTTGGCTGTTTGCGATTGCCATTTGGCGCTTTGGCAAGATTGAAGAGCGCTGGCATAAAAAGGCGCACCTAGCACAGTTAACTCGTGGCGAGCAGTCAGATCACGTAGCTGCAGGTATTGAACTTGGGCCAATTAAAGACCCATTCAAGATTGACTGA
- a CDS encoding thymidine kinase has translation MAELVFFTGTMDCGKSTLAAQVNHTHKSAGRSGLVFTRNDRAGSGILSSRLGLAVQAIEVTDETNFFDLSLEQLKSELGLDYLVCDETQFYTREHINQLAHVVDDLDIDVFAFGIASDFRTDLFPGSARLFELADRIQVLQVEALCWCGRKATHNARTVNGRMITEGDQVLPGDTSESAVDEIGYEVLCRRHHMAGMTINHPEN, from the coding sequence ATGGCTGAATTAGTTTTCTTTACCGGCACGATGGATTGTGGTAAATCTACCCTTGCCGCGCAGGTAAATCACACTCACAAATCAGCTGGTCGTAGCGGTTTAGTATTCACCCGAAATGATCGAGCTGGTAGTGGCATTCTCTCAAGCCGACTTGGCCTTGCGGTTCAGGCAATTGAAGTCACCGACGAGACAAACTTTTTTGATTTATCGCTAGAGCAACTTAAGAGTGAGCTCGGCTTGGATTACCTTGTGTGTGATGAAACCCAGTTCTACACTCGGGAACACATCAATCAACTTGCCCATGTCGTTGATGACCTAGATATTGATGTTTTTGCCTTCGGAATCGCAAGTGATTTTCGTACCGACTTGTTCCCTGGCTCGGCCAGACTTTTTGAATTGGCAGATCGCATTCAAGTTCTACAAGTAGAAGCGCTCTGTTGGTGCGGTCGCAAAGCTACTCACAATGCGCGAACCGTAAATGGAAGGATGATTACCGAAGGAGATCAAGTTCTTCCTGGTGACACTTCAGAAAGTGCCGTTGATGAAATCGGCTATGAAGTTTTGTGTCGCCGCCATCACATGGCGGGTATGACGATAAATCATCCTGAGAATTAG
- a CDS encoding DUF3618 domain-containing protein, whose translation MFAITSLRRKDWPRTILALIGSFGGYCVDMAENPSDELARELQQTRERLSKSVDDLQEYVRPSNVANRGLEKVSSFFVTEDGQPRTERIAAVSASVLAFFGLALKSRGKKDN comes from the coding sequence TTGTTTGCAATTACAAGTTTACGGCGAAAAGATTGGCCCCGCACAATTTTGGCCTTAATTGGCAGTTTCGGTGGGTATTGTGTTGATATGGCCGAAAACCCGTCAGACGAATTAGCTCGCGAATTACAACAAACTCGTGAACGCCTCTCGAAATCTGTTGATGATTTGCAGGAATACGTGCGACCAAGCAATGTGGCCAACCGGGGCCTAGAAAAAGTCTCAAGCTTTTTCGTAACCGAAGATGGTCAGCCAAGAACCGAGCGAATCGCAGCGGTCAGTGCCAGTGTTCTCGCGTTCTTTGGCTTGGCGCTAAAAAGTCGCGGCAAAAAAGACAACTAA
- a CDS encoding MFS transporter, translating into MYPLMPLFLTGVLAAPAIVLGIVEGAAEVTAGVSKYFAGKASDRIGSKTLITTGYAFAGLGKLFVAGAIFWPMVLFGRVVDRIGKGIRSAPRDALITKSVEPSHYARAFGFHRSADTFGAVLGPVLALIGLSALNNDVRAVMWWAVIPAVLSVVISLFIQDVRVKVSKPQGNTSEVLERLPSGFWNAALPFVIFALTNLPDTMLLLRLSQLGTSMTNVVLAYIGFNLVYTLAAYPAGIIADKLSAYTVYAIGLIAFATTYITLGRLTEPSVLMYVAVALYGFFPALTDGIGKAIVSHTVPKNMHGRAQGVFQSLSGGAILLAGIWSGLLWTKGSGNGSLPMTIAGVLAGVSAIVLLLLHSTRPLEEH; encoded by the coding sequence ATGTACCCGCTCATGCCACTTTTTCTGACCGGAGTTTTGGCAGCGCCGGCGATAGTGCTTGGGATTGTCGAAGGAGCGGCCGAGGTAACGGCAGGCGTTTCAAAATACTTTGCTGGCAAGGCCTCGGATCGAATCGGCAGTAAGACCTTGATTACCACTGGCTACGCATTCGCTGGGCTGGGAAAACTTTTTGTTGCTGGCGCGATATTTTGGCCAATGGTCTTATTCGGGCGCGTTGTCGACCGAATTGGAAAAGGTATTAGGTCAGCACCTAGAGATGCTTTAATCACTAAATCGGTTGAGCCAAGCCACTATGCTCGAGCTTTTGGCTTTCATCGAAGCGCCGATACCTTTGGTGCGGTGCTCGGTCCTGTCTTGGCCTTAATCGGTCTATCAGCTCTCAATAACGATGTGCGGGCAGTGATGTGGTGGGCGGTCATTCCGGCTGTGCTCTCGGTTGTTATCTCGTTATTTATTCAGGATGTAAGGGTTAAAGTCAGCAAGCCTCAGGGAAATACTTCTGAAGTATTAGAGAGGTTACCAAGTGGTTTTTGGAATGCAGCACTGCCATTTGTGATTTTTGCGCTGACGAATTTGCCAGACACTATGTTGCTGCTTCGGTTATCGCAACTAGGTACCTCAATGACTAATGTCGTTTTGGCTTACATTGGCTTTAACTTGGTTTACACCCTGGCTGCCTATCCAGCAGGAATAATCGCAGACAAATTATCCGCATACACCGTGTATGCAATCGGCCTGATTGCTTTCGCCACAACCTACATAACGCTGGGCCGGCTAACTGAACCTTCGGTTCTTATGTACGTAGCGGTGGCGCTGTATGGTTTTTTCCCAGCATTGACTGACGGTATTGGAAAGGCAATTGTTTCGCATACTGTGCCAAAAAATATGCACGGCCGTGCCCAAGGAGTTTTTCAGTCGCTATCTGGCGGGGCGATACTGCTTGCTGGCATCTGGTCTGGATTGTTGTGGACTAAAGGCTCAGGAAATGGATCCTTACCTATGACCATAGCTGGAGTTCTTGCTGGAGTAAGCGCAATTGTGCTTCTACTCCTTCATAGCACCCGCCCGTTAGAAGAACACTGA